One window from the genome of Parasteatoda tepidariorum isolate YZ-2023 chromosome 8, CAS_Ptep_4.0, whole genome shotgun sequence encodes:
- the LOC139426167 gene encoding uncharacterized protein has product MKGSTSTFCWIPSHVGIHGNNLADITAKTTQNPICSRCSGSDHDDTTCELPPLCINCKGAHPAYSRSCPKWSQEKEIRSVKVLQNVTFNEARRIVTARTPRPGVSYSAAAKTSFCSVTSNRTTSPPPKKTSKIDNAEKVRPFPKQLPSTKIPQAKKPGITRKKKDPKYVNQSTSSSQKMDLDVELSLHPSDDEFLLD; this is encoded by the exons ATGAAGGGTTCCACATCTACTTTTTGTTGGATACCATCACATGTTGGCATACACGGAAACAACCTTGCAGATATTACGGCTAAAACCACTCAAAAT CCCATTTGTTCTCGATGCTCTGGATCTGACCATGATGACACTACCTGTGAGTTGCCACCCCTCTGCATTAACTGCAAGGGTGCTCACCCTGCCTACTCCAGGAGTTGTCCAAAATGGTCCCAAGAGAAAGAGATACGAAGTGTCAAAGTATTGCAAAACGTGACGTTCAATGAAGCCCGCCGTATAGTAACCGCCCGCACTCCTCGTCCGGGTGTGTCCTATTCTGCGGCTGCCAAGACTTCATTTTGCTCTGTCA CATCAAATAGAACAACATCTCCTCCTCCTAAGAAAACTTCTAAAATTGATAACGCAGAAAAAGTCCGACCATTCCCCAAACAGCTTCCATCAACAAAAATACCTCAAGCTAAAAAACCTGGCATAACTCGGAAGAAAAAAGACCCAAAATACGTCAATCAATCAACTTCTTCTTCTCAGAAGATGGATTTAGACGTAGAATTATCTCTTCATCCTTCCGACGATGAATTTTTACTAGACTAA